A DNA window from Clavibacter sepedonicus contains the following coding sequences:
- a CDS encoding polyprenyl synthetase family protein: protein MPESDRLVSHVQTRLDDFLTAQAAGLREISPDLVPIQEFSSDLLRGGKRFRAQFCYWGWRSVIDLEPSPAGRPQGEERPGYRAVVGVAAGLEIFHAAALIHDDIIDRSDTRRGRPAAHRRFEALHAASGWGGSSAGFGEAGATLLGDLLLGWSDELLIDSLLALADGSAARATRAELATMRTQVTLGQYLDVLEEVAWPTVPEDDTLARAHNVIVYKSAKYSIEAPLVVGASLAGATPEQVAALRAVGLPLGIAFQLRDDVLGVFGDSAVTGKPSGDDLREGKRTVLIALARRRLPDGVRRTVDALLGDADLDDEQIRALQSVLRESGALDEVEGMIARYVRESLAALRDAPIGARARNQLELLVDSVTRRVT, encoded by the coding sequence GTGCCCGAAAGCGACCGCCTCGTCAGCCACGTCCAGACCCGCCTCGACGACTTCCTGACGGCGCAGGCGGCGGGACTCCGGGAGATCAGCCCGGATCTTGTGCCCATCCAGGAGTTCTCCTCGGATCTGCTGAGAGGCGGGAAGCGCTTCCGCGCGCAGTTCTGCTACTGGGGCTGGCGGTCGGTCATCGACCTCGAGCCCTCTCCCGCCGGACGCCCGCAGGGCGAGGAGCGACCGGGGTACCGCGCGGTGGTCGGCGTCGCCGCGGGCCTCGAGATCTTCCACGCCGCGGCCCTCATCCACGACGACATCATCGACCGCTCCGACACGCGGCGAGGCCGTCCCGCTGCGCACCGCCGCTTCGAGGCGCTGCACGCGGCGAGCGGCTGGGGCGGATCGTCGGCGGGCTTCGGCGAGGCCGGGGCGACCCTCCTCGGCGACCTCCTCCTGGGATGGAGCGACGAGCTGCTCATCGACTCGCTCCTGGCGCTCGCGGACGGGTCCGCCGCCCGTGCCACCCGCGCGGAGCTCGCGACGATGCGGACCCAGGTCACGCTCGGCCAGTACCTCGACGTGCTCGAGGAGGTCGCGTGGCCGACCGTCCCCGAGGACGACACGCTCGCCCGTGCCCACAACGTGATCGTCTACAAGTCCGCGAAGTACAGCATCGAGGCTCCGCTCGTCGTCGGCGCGAGCCTGGCGGGCGCGACGCCCGAGCAGGTCGCGGCGCTCCGAGCCGTCGGACTGCCGCTCGGCATCGCGTTCCAGCTGCGCGATGACGTGCTCGGCGTCTTCGGCGACAGCGCCGTGACCGGGAAGCCGAGCGGCGACGATCTCCGGGAGGGCAAGCGCACGGTCCTCATCGCGCTGGCCCGACGTCGGCTGCCGGACGGGGTGCGCCGGACGGTCGACGCGCTCCTCGGGGATGCGGACCTCGACGACGAGCAGATCCGGGCGCTCCAGTCGGTCCTGCGCGAGAGCGGTGCCCTCGACGAGGTCGAGGGGATGATCGCGCGCTACGTGCGGGAGTCCCTGGCGGCGCTGCGTGACGCACCGATCGGGGCCCGCGCGAGGAACCAGCTCGAGCTCCTCGTCGACAGCGTCACCCGTCGCGTCACCTGA
- a CDS encoding Mur ligase family protein translates to MTFPATPALRPEHPVARSLSGLVSDFALDVVGDVDDVEVTGVTLSSSDVQPGDLYVGLRGVRVHGARFASDAAASGAVAVLTDPDGLAEARDSGLPVILTPDPRAALGDIAAWVHRSAENPATLYGVTGTNGKTSVVYLLDGLLRQLGVVTGLTSTAERRIGEESITSRLTTPEASELHALLARMREAEVRAVTIEVSAQALTRHRVDGLVFDVAAFINLSHDHLDDYADFEEYFEAKAAFFDPDRARRGVVSLDTVWGQRIVEQSRIPMTTISAQPGIEADWRVTVLEQTPDSTGFRLEGPDNRVLVSSVPVPGWFMAANAGLAIVMLVESGYDLDAVAHVLDRDGGIQAYIPGRAERVSGDTGPLFFVDYGHTPDAFEQTLQALRPFTPGKLVMVFGADGDRDTTKRAEMGAIAARLADVVVITDYHPRYEDPASIRASLIAGARAAVPDREIHEVPDPATAIRTAVSLVGEGDTILVAGPGHEDYHEVAGKKIPFSARDDARAALRDAGWS, encoded by the coding sequence ATGACCTTCCCTGCCACTCCCGCCCTCCGCCCCGAGCATCCCGTCGCACGGTCGCTGTCCGGCCTGGTGAGCGACTTCGCGCTCGACGTCGTCGGCGACGTGGACGACGTGGAGGTCACCGGCGTGACCCTGTCCTCCTCCGACGTGCAACCGGGTGACCTCTACGTGGGGCTCCGCGGCGTGCGCGTGCACGGCGCGCGCTTCGCCTCCGACGCGGCCGCCAGCGGCGCGGTCGCGGTGCTCACCGACCCCGACGGGCTCGCCGAGGCGCGGGACTCCGGCCTGCCGGTGATCCTCACCCCCGACCCCCGTGCGGCCCTCGGCGACATCGCCGCGTGGGTCCACCGCTCGGCGGAGAACCCGGCGACGCTGTACGGGGTCACAGGCACGAACGGCAAGACGAGCGTGGTCTACCTGCTCGACGGGTTGCTCCGCCAGCTCGGCGTCGTGACCGGGCTCACGTCGACGGCCGAGCGCCGCATCGGCGAGGAGAGCATCACCAGCCGGCTCACCACGCCCGAGGCGAGCGAGCTGCACGCGCTCCTCGCCCGCATGCGCGAGGCCGAGGTCCGAGCCGTCACGATCGAGGTCTCGGCGCAGGCCCTCACGCGGCACCGCGTCGACGGCCTCGTGTTCGACGTGGCCGCGTTCATCAACCTGAGCCACGACCACCTCGATGACTACGCGGACTTCGAGGAGTACTTCGAGGCCAAGGCCGCGTTCTTCGACCCCGACCGCGCGCGCCGCGGCGTCGTCTCGCTGGACACGGTGTGGGGGCAGCGCATCGTGGAGCAGTCCCGGATCCCGATGACCACCATCTCCGCCCAGCCCGGCATCGAGGCCGACTGGAGGGTCACCGTGCTCGAGCAGACGCCCGACTCGACCGGCTTCCGCCTCGAGGGGCCCGACAACCGCGTGCTCGTCTCCAGCGTGCCCGTGCCCGGCTGGTTCATGGCCGCCAACGCGGGGCTCGCCATCGTGATGCTCGTCGAGTCCGGCTACGACCTCGACGCGGTCGCCCACGTGCTCGACCGCGACGGCGGCATCCAGGCGTACATCCCGGGTCGCGCCGAGCGGGTGTCCGGCGACACCGGGCCCCTCTTCTTCGTCGACTACGGGCACACCCCGGACGCGTTCGAGCAGACCCTGCAGGCGCTCCGGCCGTTCACGCCCGGCAAGCTCGTGATGGTGTTCGGCGCCGACGGCGACCGCGACACGACGAAGCGCGCGGAGATGGGCGCCATCGCGGCCCGCCTCGCGGACGTCGTGGTCATCACCGACTACCACCCCCGCTACGAGGACCCGGCGTCCATCCGGGCGAGCCTCATCGCGGGCGCGCGGGCCGCGGTGCCCGACCGCGAGATCCACGAGGTGCCCGACCCCGCCACCGCGATCCGCACCGCGGTGTCGCTGGTCGGCGAGGGGGACACCATCCTCGTCGCCGGACCCGGGCACGAGGACTACCACGAGGTGGCCGGGAAGAAGATCCCGTTCTCCGCCCGTGACGACGCGCGCGCGGCCCTCCGCGACGCAGGCTGGAGCTGA
- the murD gene encoding UDP-N-acetylmuramoyl-L-alanine--D-glutamate ligase, protein MTDAPLHDGQAHARPDYLHSWHDDWTGLRVAVLGLGRTGFSVADTLIELGADVLVVAADTSPERLALLDVIGGRLVRPTDEEPVPAELVAFAPELVVVSPGYAPTHPLPAWATDAGIPLWGDIELAWRVRDKTGTPAEWITITGTNGKTTTTQLTAALLQEGGVRAVPCGNIGLPVLDVVRHPDGFDVLVVELSSHQLHYMREVRPYSSAFLNLADDHLEWHGSRQAYAAAKGRVYADTRVACVYNRADRATEDALRHANVQDGARAIGFGLDAPGPSDLGIVDDILCDRAFLEERFTSALELTTLDELRAVGLAAPHIVQNVLAAAALARSYGVSPAVVRQALQRFELDSHRIERIGERDGVAFVDDSKATNPHAASASLAAFPSVVWLVGGLLKGVELDDLIRAHAARLRAAIVIGVERAELLAAFARHAPDVTVLEVAESDTDEVMRSAVRLAAGVAREGDTVLLAPAAASMDQFTDYADRGRRFRAAVDHHLGGAADDTAPENDADPSRG, encoded by the coding sequence ATGACGGACGCTCCCCTCCACGACGGCCAGGCGCACGCGCGACCCGACTACCTGCACAGCTGGCACGACGACTGGACGGGCCTCCGCGTCGCGGTCCTCGGCCTCGGCCGCACGGGCTTCTCGGTGGCCGACACCCTGATCGAGCTCGGCGCGGACGTGCTCGTGGTCGCCGCCGACACGTCACCCGAGCGGCTGGCGCTGCTCGACGTGATCGGCGGGCGCCTGGTGCGCCCCACCGACGAGGAGCCCGTGCCCGCCGAGCTCGTGGCCTTCGCACCCGAGCTCGTGGTGGTGTCGCCCGGCTACGCGCCCACCCACCCGCTGCCCGCGTGGGCGACGGACGCGGGGATCCCGCTGTGGGGCGACATCGAGCTCGCCTGGCGCGTGCGCGACAAGACGGGCACGCCCGCCGAGTGGATCACCATCACCGGCACTAACGGCAAGACCACGACCACGCAGCTCACGGCAGCTCTCCTCCAGGAGGGTGGCGTCCGCGCGGTCCCGTGCGGGAACATCGGCCTGCCCGTGCTCGACGTGGTCCGCCACCCGGACGGCTTCGACGTGCTCGTCGTCGAGCTCTCGAGCCACCAGCTGCACTACATGCGCGAGGTGCGGCCGTACTCGAGCGCCTTCCTCAACCTGGCCGACGACCACCTCGAGTGGCACGGATCCCGGCAGGCGTACGCCGCCGCCAAGGGCCGCGTCTACGCCGACACGCGCGTCGCGTGCGTCTACAACCGCGCCGACCGCGCCACCGAGGACGCCCTCCGCCACGCCAACGTCCAGGACGGCGCGCGCGCCATCGGGTTCGGGCTCGACGCGCCGGGGCCGAGCGACCTCGGCATCGTCGACGACATCCTCTGCGACCGCGCGTTCCTGGAGGAGCGGTTCACGAGCGCCCTCGAGCTGACCACGCTCGACGAGCTGCGCGCGGTCGGGCTGGCCGCCCCGCACATCGTGCAGAACGTCCTGGCCGCGGCCGCCCTTGCCCGGTCCTATGGCGTCTCGCCGGCGGTCGTGCGGCAGGCGCTCCAGCGCTTCGAGCTCGACAGCCACCGCATCGAGCGGATCGGGGAGCGCGACGGCGTCGCGTTCGTCGACGACTCGAAGGCCACCAACCCGCACGCCGCGTCCGCGTCGCTCGCGGCGTTCCCCTCGGTGGTGTGGCTCGTCGGCGGCCTCCTCAAGGGCGTCGAGCTCGACGACCTGATCCGGGCGCACGCGGCACGCCTACGCGCCGCGATCGTGATCGGCGTCGAGCGTGCCGAGCTGCTCGCGGCATTCGCGCGACACGCGCCCGACGTCACGGTCCTCGAGGTGGCCGAGAGCGACACTGATGAGGTCATGCGGTCCGCCGTGCGGCTCGCGGCGGGCGTGGCCCGGGAGGGCGACACCGTCCTGCTGGCCCCGGCGGCGGCATCCATGGACCAATTCACCGACTACGCCGATCGCGGACGCCGATTCCGGGCCGCGGTCGACCACCACCTGGGAGGTGCGGCGGATGACACTGCCCCCGAGAACGACGCGGACCCCTCGCGCGGCTGA
- the rsmH gene encoding 16S rRNA (cytosine(1402)-N(4))-methyltransferase RsmH, with protein MALDDIHTPVLLERCLELLAPALQGEGAVLVDATLGMAGHSEAFLDALPGLRLVGLDRDPDALAIAGERLARFGDRVHLVHTVYDGIGRALDGLGIGEVQGVFFDLGVSSLQLDRVERGFSYSQDAPLDMRMDGTAGLTAAQVVAEYDELELRRIFYDYGEEKLAPRYASRIVQAREVEPITTSARLVEIIQQATPAAVQRAGHPAKRVFQALRIEVNQELSVLARAMPAAIDRLAVGGRVVVESYQSLEDRIVKRELRVRSTSTAPVGLPVELPEHRPELKLLVRGAELADQHEIAQNPRAASVRLRAAERARRRHA; from the coding sequence ATGGCCCTCGACGACATCCACACCCCCGTCCTCCTCGAGCGGTGCCTCGAGCTGCTCGCCCCCGCCCTCCAGGGCGAGGGCGCCGTCCTGGTCGACGCCACCCTCGGGATGGCCGGCCACTCCGAAGCGTTCCTCGACGCGCTGCCCGGGCTGCGCCTGGTCGGCCTCGACCGCGACCCGGACGCCCTCGCCATCGCGGGGGAGCGGCTCGCCCGCTTCGGCGACCGGGTGCACCTCGTGCACACCGTCTACGACGGGATCGGCCGGGCGCTCGACGGGCTCGGCATCGGCGAGGTCCAGGGAGTGTTCTTCGACCTCGGCGTCTCGTCCCTCCAGCTCGACCGCGTCGAGCGCGGCTTCTCGTACTCGCAGGACGCGCCCCTCGACATGCGCATGGACGGGACCGCGGGCCTCACCGCCGCGCAGGTGGTGGCGGAGTACGACGAGCTCGAGCTGCGCCGGATCTTCTACGACTACGGCGAGGAGAAGCTCGCCCCGCGCTACGCGAGCCGCATCGTCCAGGCCCGCGAGGTGGAGCCGATCACCACGTCGGCGCGGCTGGTGGAGATCATCCAGCAGGCCACGCCCGCCGCGGTGCAGCGGGCCGGGCACCCGGCCAAGCGCGTGTTCCAGGCGCTGCGCATCGAGGTCAACCAGGAGCTGAGCGTCCTGGCGCGCGCCATGCCGGCTGCGATCGACCGGCTCGCCGTCGGCGGTCGCGTGGTCGTCGAGTCGTACCAGTCGCTCGAGGACCGCATCGTGAAGCGCGAGCTGCGCGTGCGGTCCACCAGCACCGCGCCCGTCGGCCTCCCCGTCGAGCTCCCCGAGCACCGTCCCGAGCTGAAGCTCCTCGTCCGCGGCGCCGAGCTCGCGGACCAGCACGAGATCGCCCAGAACCCCCGCGCCGCTTCCGTCCGGTTGCGCGCCGCCGAACGAGCCAGGAGGCGACACGCATGA
- a CDS encoding peptidoglycan D,D-transpeptidase FtsI family protein: MSTISNRRRIAFSLIAILAVIGVFVVKLIDIQVVQATELNEEALGKRAISQTLPGVRGSIYDADGKVLADSVLRYDVTMDPSKAGDFTRTVTGDDGKPVKQDVSLADAEAQLGAITGQKPEEIDGLITGALAKDPKSLFGYVTKGVDVDAYLAIRDLKIPWIYFQAVSSRTYPNGQIAGSILGYIAGDGTVKAGLEQEYDSCLAAQDGAQTYERGADGVPIAGSTVTQKPAVDGSDVMTNIDTDLEYFAQTAVAEQAVKVGADYGHATIVEVKTGKVLAVAEYPSVDPNDVSATKPEDRGSRAFSSPFEPGSTLKAVTAAALLDSGKADAGTHVVAPYTFTRPNVKLSDSYVHPDLHFTLAGVLMDSSNTGISALGERLSASDRYDYLKAFGVGEKTAIDFPGESSGLVRPWQEWDPQTNYATMFGQGLTTTALQVASIYQTIGNHGVKLPLSLVSGCKAADGTVTDQPDTTGTQVISPQAADSTVNMLETVVTDGHLSKDLTIPGYRVAAKSGTAQVAEADGKYGKNYLVSIAGLAPAEDPQYVVSISLANPDTMKSSAAAAPVFQKIMSQVLKTYRVPPSSVPSPNLPTTY, from the coding sequence GTGAGCACGATCTCGAACCGACGGCGCATCGCCTTCTCCCTCATCGCGATCCTCGCCGTCATCGGGGTCTTCGTGGTCAAGCTCATCGACATCCAGGTCGTGCAGGCCACGGAGCTCAACGAGGAGGCGCTCGGCAAGCGGGCGATCTCGCAGACGCTCCCCGGCGTGCGCGGCAGCATCTACGACGCGGACGGCAAGGTGCTCGCGGACAGCGTCCTCCGCTACGACGTGACGATGGACCCCTCCAAGGCCGGCGACTTCACCCGGACCGTGACGGGCGACGACGGCAAGCCGGTCAAGCAGGACGTCTCGCTCGCCGACGCGGAGGCGCAGCTGGGCGCGATCACCGGGCAGAAGCCCGAGGAGATCGACGGGCTCATCACGGGCGCGCTCGCCAAGGACCCGAAGTCGCTCTTCGGCTACGTGACCAAGGGCGTCGACGTCGACGCGTACCTGGCCATCCGGGACCTCAAGATCCCGTGGATCTACTTCCAGGCCGTCTCGAGCCGCACCTACCCCAACGGGCAGATCGCGGGCAGCATCCTCGGGTACATCGCGGGCGACGGGACGGTCAAGGCCGGGCTCGAGCAGGAGTACGACTCGTGCCTCGCCGCCCAGGACGGCGCCCAGACCTACGAGCGCGGCGCGGACGGCGTGCCCATCGCCGGCAGCACCGTCACGCAGAAGCCCGCCGTCGACGGCAGCGACGTGATGACCAACATCGACACCGACCTCGAGTACTTCGCGCAGACCGCGGTCGCCGAGCAAGCCGTGAAGGTGGGCGCCGACTACGGGCACGCGACCATCGTCGAGGTGAAGACGGGCAAGGTCCTCGCGGTCGCCGAGTATCCGTCCGTCGACCCCAACGACGTGTCCGCCACGAAGCCCGAGGACCGGGGGAGCCGGGCGTTCAGCTCGCCGTTCGAGCCCGGATCCACGCTCAAGGCCGTGACCGCCGCCGCCCTCCTCGACTCGGGCAAGGCCGATGCCGGCACGCACGTGGTGGCGCCCTACACGTTCACCCGTCCGAACGTGAAGCTCAGCGACAGCTACGTGCACCCCGACCTCCACTTCACGCTCGCGGGCGTGCTCATGGACTCCTCGAACACGGGCATCTCGGCGCTCGGCGAGCGCCTGTCGGCCTCCGACCGCTACGACTACCTCAAGGCGTTCGGCGTCGGCGAGAAGACGGCCATCGACTTCCCCGGCGAGAGCAGCGGCCTCGTCCGCCCCTGGCAGGAGTGGGACCCGCAGACCAACTACGCGACCATGTTCGGCCAGGGCCTCACGACGACGGCGCTCCAGGTCGCGAGCATCTACCAGACCATCGGCAACCACGGCGTGAAGCTGCCGCTGTCGCTCGTCTCCGGCTGCAAGGCCGCCGACGGGACCGTGACGGACCAGCCGGACACGACCGGCACGCAGGTCATCTCGCCCCAGGCCGCCGACTCGACCGTCAACATGCTCGAGACGGTCGTCACCGACGGCCACCTCTCCAAGGACCTCACGATCCCGGGCTACCGGGTCGCCGCGAAGTCGGGCACGGCGCAGGTCGCGGAGGCCGACGGCAAGTACGGCAAGAACTACCTGGTGTCGATCGCGGGCCTCGCGCCGGCCGAGGACCCCCAGTACGTCGTGTCGATCAGCCTGGCCAATCCGGATACCATGAAGTCCTCGGCGGCCGCGGCGCCGGTCTTCCAGAAGATCATGTCCCAGGTACTGAAGACCTACCGGGTCCCGCCCTCCAGCGTGCCGTCCCCGAACCTCCCGACGACCTACTGA
- a CDS encoding DUF3040 domain-containing protein, with the protein MMPLSEQEQRLLEEMERSLYRNDADFVATVSGRRSRPNYTMVVVGVLVIVLGIAALAAGVITKLAIIGILGFAIPIIGALLIFSPRDAAADASAPTPPRAAGRGPGKRPASSSSFMDRINERWEKRQGGQD; encoded by the coding sequence ATGATGCCGCTTTCCGAGCAAGAGCAGCGCCTGCTGGAGGAGATGGAGCGCAGTCTCTATCGCAACGACGCAGACTTCGTGGCGACCGTCAGCGGCCGACGCAGCAGACCCAACTACACGATGGTCGTGGTCGGCGTCCTGGTCATCGTCCTCGGCATCGCTGCCCTGGCAGCAGGCGTCATCACCAAGCTGGCCATCATCGGCATCCTCGGCTTCGCGATCCCGATCATCGGGGCGCTCCTCATCTTCAGCCCGCGCGATGCGGCCGCCGATGCGTCGGCCCCGACCCCGCCCCGGGCCGCTGGCCGCGGTCCCGGCAAGCGACCCGCCTCGTCGTCCTCCTTCATGGACCGCATCAACGAGCGCTGGGAGAAGCGCCAGGGCGGTCAGGACTGA
- the mraY gene encoding phospho-N-acetylmuramoyl-pentapeptide-transferase, translating into MVALLGAGAISLVFTLFLTPLFIKLFHRLQWGQFIRDDGPQSHHTKRGTATMGGIVIILASVIGYFAGHLLTWDGIRFDPVTPSGLLVVFMMVGLGFVGFLDDYLKTRKQQSLGLGGWQKIAGQVIVATVFAVLAITLRDPVSGLTPASTAISLFRDLPLDFMALGAVIGTGLFIVWICLIVASASNGVNVADGLDGLAAGASIFSIGSYVIIGFWQFNQSCDSVSSYQNEYRCYEVASPLDLAIIAASIVGALIGFLWWNTSPAQIFMGDTGSLGLGGALAALAILSRTELLLVFIGGLFVIVAGSVVLQRAYFKITKGKRIFLMSPLHHHFELKGWAEVTVVVRFWIIAGLLVAAGVGTFYLEWITQ; encoded by the coding sequence GTGGTAGCCCTCCTCGGCGCGGGCGCCATCTCGCTCGTCTTCACGCTCTTCCTGACGCCGCTGTTCATCAAGCTGTTCCACCGGCTGCAGTGGGGCCAGTTCATCCGCGACGACGGTCCGCAGTCGCACCACACCAAGCGCGGCACCGCGACCATGGGCGGCATCGTCATCATCCTGGCGAGCGTCATCGGCTACTTCGCGGGCCACCTGCTCACGTGGGACGGGATCCGCTTCGACCCCGTGACGCCGTCGGGCCTCCTCGTCGTGTTCATGATGGTCGGCCTCGGCTTCGTCGGGTTCCTCGACGACTACCTGAAGACCCGCAAGCAGCAATCCCTCGGGCTCGGCGGCTGGCAGAAGATCGCCGGCCAGGTCATCGTCGCCACCGTGTTCGCGGTGCTCGCCATCACGCTGCGCGACCCGGTGTCGGGCCTCACGCCGGCGTCGACCGCCATCAGCCTGTTCCGCGACCTGCCGCTCGACTTCATGGCGCTCGGCGCGGTCATCGGCACGGGCCTGTTCATCGTCTGGATCTGCCTCATCGTCGCCAGCGCCTCCAACGGCGTGAACGTGGCCGACGGGCTCGACGGGCTCGCGGCCGGAGCGTCGATCTTCTCGATCGGCTCGTACGTGATCATCGGCTTCTGGCAGTTCAACCAGTCGTGCGACAGCGTCTCCAGCTACCAGAACGAGTACCGCTGCTACGAGGTGGCGAGTCCGCTCGACCTCGCGATCATCGCGGCCTCCATCGTCGGCGCCCTCATCGGCTTCCTCTGGTGGAACACCTCGCCCGCGCAGATCTTCATGGGCGACACCGGCTCCCTCGGCCTCGGCGGCGCCCTGGCGGCCCTCGCGATCCTCAGCCGCACCGAGCTGCTGCTCGTCTTCATCGGCGGCCTGTTCGTGATCGTCGCGGGCTCGGTGGTGCTGCAGCGCGCCTACTTCAAGATCACCAAGGGCAAGCGCATCTTCCTCATGAGCCCGCTCCACCACCACTTCGAGCTCAAGGGCTGGGCCGAGGTCACGGTCGTCGTGCGCTTCTGGATCATCGCCGGCCTGCTGGTCGCGGCGGGCGTCGGCACCTTCTACCTGGAATGGATCACGCAGTAG
- the mraZ gene encoding division/cell wall cluster transcriptional repressor MraZ, translating into MFLGTHSPRLDDKGRLILPAKFRDELEGGVVMTRGQDRCIYVFTTREFEELHDRMRQAPLASKQARDYMRVFLSGANAETPDKQHRITIPQALRTYAGLDRELAVIGAGSRVEIWDAGTWDEYLTANESAFADTAEEVIPGLF; encoded by the coding sequence GTGTTCCTCGGCACCCATTCGCCTCGTCTCGACGACAAGGGGCGGCTCATCCTCCCCGCGAAGTTCCGCGACGAGCTCGAGGGCGGCGTCGTCATGACGCGCGGCCAGGACCGCTGCATCTACGTGTTCACGACGCGCGAGTTCGAGGAGCTGCACGACCGGATGCGCCAGGCCCCGCTCGCGAGCAAGCAGGCGCGCGACTACATGCGCGTCTTCCTGTCCGGGGCGAACGCCGAGACGCCGGACAAGCAGCACCGCATCACCATCCCGCAGGCTCTGCGCACCTACGCGGGCCTCGACCGCGAGCTCGCGGTCATCGGCGCGGGCAGCCGCGTCGAGATCTGGGACGCCGGCACGTGGGACGAGTACCTCACCGCCAACGAGAGCGCGTTCGCCGACACCGCGGAGGAGGTGATCCCCGGCCTGTTCTGA
- a CDS encoding UDP-N-acetylmuramoyl-tripeptide--D-alanyl-D-alanine ligase → MIALTLAEIAEAVDGRLLLRGDATAQTVVDGVVDTDSRLIGPGGIFVAKPGEETDGHLFAPWAVEAGAALLLVERELDLPVPQVLVPDVVDALGRLAHEVVARVRALGELRMVAVTGSNGKTTTKNLLHAILETQGETVSPVASFNNEVGAPLTMLKVTRSTRFLVAEMGASGLGEITRLIRMAKPDVGIVLTVGLAHAGGFGGIERTLVTKTEMVKDLLPEDTAVLNADDPRVASMSDKTQAPVLWFGRDARAAVRATDIVASAAGTTFTLHLPDGSTRPVSFRVLGEHHVTNALAAAAGAWALGVDGDAIVSALQTVQRAERWRMEVLGGNGVTVINDAYNASPDSMAAALRTLAQIRGPEQRTVAVLGEMSELGEFSEEEHDRVGLLAVRLNIGQLVVVGRPARRLHLEAIGQGSWDGESIFAEDAAEAREILDGILRDGDLVLVKSSNSAGLRFLGDELGEKYSW, encoded by the coding sequence ATGATCGCCCTCACCCTCGCCGAGATCGCCGAGGCGGTCGACGGCCGCCTCCTGCTGCGCGGCGACGCGACCGCGCAGACCGTCGTCGACGGCGTCGTCGACACCGACAGCCGGCTCATCGGGCCCGGCGGGATCTTCGTCGCCAAGCCCGGCGAGGAGACCGACGGCCACCTGTTCGCGCCCTGGGCCGTCGAGGCCGGCGCCGCGCTGCTCCTCGTCGAGCGCGAGCTCGACCTGCCCGTGCCCCAGGTGCTCGTGCCCGACGTCGTCGACGCGCTCGGCCGGCTGGCGCACGAGGTCGTCGCGCGGGTGCGCGCGCTCGGCGAGCTCCGGATGGTCGCGGTCACCGGGTCCAACGGCAAGACCACGACCAAGAACCTGCTCCACGCGATCCTCGAGACCCAGGGCGAGACCGTGTCGCCCGTCGCGTCGTTCAACAACGAGGTCGGCGCGCCGCTCACGATGCTCAAGGTGACGCGCTCGACGCGGTTCCTGGTCGCCGAGATGGGCGCGAGCGGTCTCGGGGAGATCACGCGCCTGATCCGCATGGCGAAGCCCGACGTCGGCATCGTGCTCACCGTGGGCCTCGCGCACGCCGGCGGCTTCGGCGGCATCGAGCGGACGCTCGTGACGAAGACGGAGATGGTCAAGGACCTCCTGCCCGAGGACACCGCCGTGCTCAACGCGGACGACCCGAGGGTCGCGTCCATGAGCGACAAGACCCAGGCGCCCGTGCTCTGGTTCGGCCGGGACGCCCGCGCCGCCGTCCGCGCGACCGACATCGTCGCGTCCGCCGCGGGCACGACCTTCACGCTGCACCTGCCCGACGGATCCACCCGTCCCGTGTCCTTCCGCGTGCTCGGCGAGCACCACGTCACCAACGCGCTGGCCGCCGCGGCGGGAGCGTGGGCGCTCGGCGTCGACGGCGACGCCATCGTCTCCGCCCTGCAGACCGTGCAGCGTGCCGAGCGGTGGCGCATGGAGGTGCTCGGCGGCAACGGCGTGACCGTGATCAACGACGCCTACAACGCGAGCCCCGACTCCATGGCCGCCGCCCTCCGCACCCTCGCGCAGATCCGCGGCCCGGAGCAGCGCACGGTCGCCGTCCTCGGCGAGATGAGCGAGCTCGGAGAGTTCTCCGAGGAGGAGCACGACCGCGTGGGCCTCCTCGCGGTGCGCCTCAACATCGGCCAGCTCGTCGTGGTGGGCCGCCCCGCGCGCCGCCTGCACCTCGAGGCCATCGGGCAGGGGTCATGGGACGGCGAGTCGATCTTCGCCGAGGACGCGGCCGAGGCCCGCGAGATCCTCGACGGGATCCTCCGCGACGGCGACCTCGTGCTCGTGAAGTCCTCGAACTCCGCGGGACTCCGCTTCCTCGGGGACGAGCTGGGGGAGAAGTACTCGTGGTAG